In Haematobia irritans isolate KBUSLIRL chromosome 1, ASM5000362v1, whole genome shotgun sequence, a genomic segment contains:
- the Slu7 gene encoding pre-mRNA-splicing factor Slu7 produces MSSQTVRNPVSQIIHSKETLEDEEPKKKSREDWRKAKELEEARKAGTAPAAVDEEGRDINPHIPQYISNAPWYYGAQGPTLKHQRPQREEDRGELERKAPRGVDTSRLVTKFRKGACENCGAMTHKRKDCLERPRKVIAKYAESIVVHDEFIAKDVAVNYDEKRDRWSSYDPANHREIIEEYEKVEETKRQLKAEKLKNDPDAEISDDDNNEDKYVDEVDMPGTKVDSKQRITVRNLRIREDTAKYLRNLDPNSAYYDPKTRSMRDNPNPKVPSEEAEFAGENFVRFSGDTTKHATAQLFAWEAHGKGVDVHLLAEPTKLELLQKEYEKKKEQFKSSTKDHIVEKYGGDEHLQAPPKSLLLAQTEEYIEYSRSGKVIKGMEKPKARSIYEEDVYINNHTTVWGSYYNGGRWGYRCCKSFIKNSYCVGMKEPDLNQENSLTKTTTTPTSTEKHTDEEIVSTIKDSEKDENSDDSSSSSSSSSSEDEEELQKAALENKKLKKKMKKREKKRAKKLKKLEKKLAKSKKRNEIETKEKKDKPSTTEILDDRKRPYNSMYDVKAPTEEDIEEWQRKRTREEDPMLQFMNN; encoded by the exons ATGAGTTCCCAAACGGTACGCAATCCAGTATCACAAATTATACACAGTAAAGAAACATTGGAAGATGAAGAACCCAAAAAGAAATCTCGAGAAGACTGGCGAAAGGCCAAAGAGCTGGAAGAAGCCCGTAAAGCTGGTACAGCTCCAGCAGCGGTCGATGAAGAGGGTCGTGACATCAATCCTCATATTCCACAATATATCTCTAATGCTCCTTGGTATTATGGGGCTCAGGGGCCAACCTTGAAGCATCAAAGGCCACAAAGAGAAGAGGATAGAGGAGAACTGGAAAGAAAGGCTCCAAGAGGAGTAGATACGTCACGATTGGTCACCAAGTTTCGAAAAGGAGCATGTGAAAATTGTGGTGCAATGACACACAAGCGAAAAGATTGCTTGGAGAGACCACGCAAAGTAATAGCCAAATATGCTGAATCTATTGTAGTTCACGATGAGTTCATAGCTAAAGATGTTGCAGTAAACTATGATGAGAAACGGGATCGTTGGAGTTCATATGATCCAGCTAACCATAGGGAAATTATTGAGGAATATGAAAAGGTGGAAGAGACTAAACGCCAGTTAAAggcagaaaaattgaaaaatg ATCCTGATGCAGAAATATCGGACGATGACAATAATGAGGACAAATATGTAGACGAAGTCGATATGCCTGGTACAAAAGTGGATTCAAAACAACGTATTACTGTGCGAAATTTACGTATAAGAGAAGACACTGCCAAGTATTTGAGAAATTTAGATCCGAACAGTGCCTACTATGACCCCAAAACAAGATCTATGCGCGATAATCCAAATCCTAAAGTCCCATCGGAAGA AGCGGAATTTGCCGGAGAAAACTTTGTACGATTTTCTGGAGATACCACAAAACATGCTACTGCTCAGCTATTTGCATGGGAAGCCCATGGTAAAGGAGTTGATGTCCATTTATTAGCTGAGCCCACTAAATTGGAATTGCTCCAAAaggaatatgaaaaaaagaaagaacAATTCAAATCAAGT acaaaagatcacattgttgaaaaatatggtGGAGATGAGCATTTACAAGCTCCGCCAAAATCACTACTTTTGGCACAAACTGAGGAGTATATCGAATACTCAAGAAGTGGAAAAGTCATAAAGGGTATGGAAAAACCTAAAGCACGCAGTATATATGAAGAGGATGTGTACATTAATAACCACACAACAGTTTGGGGAAGTTATTATAATGGCGGGCGTTGGGGCTATAGATGTTGTAAATCTTTTATTAAAAACTCCTACTGTGTAGGCATGAAAGAACCAGATCTAAATCAAGAAAATTCTTTAACAAAAACAACGACCACACCAACAAGTACAGAAAAACATACGGACGAAGAAATTGTTTCTACTATCAAGGATTCCGAAAAGGATGAAAACTCAGACGATTCATCGTCCTCTAGTTCAAGTTCATCATCGGAAGATGAAGAGGAATTGCAGAAAGCGGCTTTAGAGAATAAgaaactgaaaaagaaaatgaaaaaacgGGAAAAGAAACGtgcaaagaaattgaaaaaattagaaaagaaATTGGCAAAATCTAAGAAAAGAAATGAGATAGAAACCAAAGAAAAGAAAGATAAACCATCTACTACCGAAATTCTAGACGATAGGAAAAGACCATACAATAGCATGTATGATGTTAAGGCACCCACTGAAGAGGACATTGAAGAATGGCAACGTAAACGAACCAGAGAAGAGGATCCAATGTTGCAGTTTATGAATAATTAA
- the LOC142220343 gene encoding uncharacterized protein LOC142220343 — MEINITWNICRVCLREESKENKDKNRKLQPIFREGNRMAKNILVTSGVFMKPNDGLPDKICEKCIKILKYAVYFRRTCQESNANLQTIIQRTKSASNIFKKERSMDILEEDIVDELLYDDEENEDLGQSSIIDNGDDGGGEQRKTTEVRSKNNDHKPSQIYKPQMSKTNENLNEKQQKPEKLLGNEVDGAEDKEMVVEEDDSDNNTSKNASSREKQDARERYENIKFHADNIVCRLLVDSMLENDDASDEYENGTFNEQMSPQGSNMRDQNDDDDKDLYYIINTMKNNDNENQNDRESKDECEDDHIDFAPVEDDHQDLQHELEENQDTDNLNDNQSYVTSTVVTKEEIDFDEENSNNSQSIDSEYIIDEYIIDECQSDQDNNSTLKSELGSSTTKNQNALQKLSKNIVVRSAKKSIMSMEQKHRSSERSLNNTTPNVCEICGNCFSTRQQMNIHMKIHRQEKTHECEICYKRFITACNLQAHMRTHTGEKPFECKYCNRRFADRSTHIRHERIHTNEKPFSCERCGKSFALATTLQAHLKVHTGERPYRCDLCSKSFKLAHQLKAHKNTSLHKAVEEGRPW; from the exons atggaaattaaCATAACATGGAATATTTGTCGCGTATGCCTTCGAGAGGAAAGCAAAGAAAACAAGGATAAGAATAGAAAGCTGCAGCCGATCTTTAGAGAGGGGAATAGAATGGCAAAAAACATCTTAGTTACATCCGGTGTATTT ATGAAGCCCAATGATGGTCTCCCAGACAAGATTTGCGAGAAATGCATTAAGATTCTCAAATATGCGGTCTATTTTCGGAGAACGTGCCAAGAGTCGAATGCAAATCTCCAAACAATTATACAGCGTACAAAATCTGCTAGCAACATATTCAAAAAAGAACGTTCCATGGATATTTTGGAAGAAGATATCGTAGATGAGCTATTATATGATGATGAAGAAAACGAAGATTTGGGTCAATCTTCAATAATTGATAACGGTGATGATGGCGGCGGCGAGCAAAGAAAAACGACAGAAGTCCGTAGTAAAAATAATGATCACAAACCGAGTCAAATCTATAAGCCACAAATGAGTAAAactaacgaaaacttaaatgaAAAGCAACAAAAACCAGAAAAACTCTTGGGAAATGAAGTCGATGGGGCTGAGGATAAGGAAATGGTCGTAGAGGAAGATGATTCAGACAATAATACATCTAAAAATGCTTCCTCCAGAGAAAAACAAGATGCTAGAGAAAGATATGAAAATATTAAGTTCCATGCAGACAATATTGTTTGTAGACTTCTTGTCGATTCAATGCTTGAAAATGATGATGCTAGCGATGAATATGAAAATGGCACCTTCAATGAACAAATGTCACCACAAGGATCAAATATGAGAGATCAAAATGACGACGACGACAAAGACCTCTATTACAtaataaatacaatgaaaaatAACGATAATGAAAACCAGAATGATCGGGAATCTAAAGATGAGTGTGAAGATGACCATATTGATTTCGCACCTGTCGAAGATGATCATCAAGACTTACAACATGAATTGGAGGAGAACCAAGATACAGATAATTTAAATGATAATCAAAGCTATGTCACTTCAACGGTTGTTACCAAAGAAGAGATTGATTTTGACGAAGAAAATTCCAATAACTCACAAAGCATAGATTCCGAATATATAATAGATGAATACATTATTGATGAGTGCCAAAGTGATCAAGATAACAATTCAACGTTAAAATCCGAACTGGGTTCgtcaacaacaaaaaaccaaaatgcgTTGCAAAAGTTATCCAAGAATATTGTCGTACGAAGTGCGAAAAAGTCTATAATGTCAATGGAACAAAAACATCGCAGTTCGGAACGCTCACTAAATAATACAACACCCAATGTATgtgaaatttgtggaaattgttTTTCCACACGCCAACAAATGAATATACATATGAAAATACACCGACAAGAAAAAACACATGAATGCGA gaTATGTTATAAAAGATTTATAACAGCATGTAATCTTCAGGCCCATATGCGAACACACACAGGTGAAAAGCCATTCGAGTGTAAATATTGTAATAGACGATTCGCAGATCGTAGTACACACATACGACATGAAAG AATACATACTAATGAGAAACCATTCTCATGTGAACGTTGTGGAAAATCATTTGCGTTGGCTACAACACTGCAAGCCCATCTTAAAGTTCATACTGGTGAGCGGCCATATAG ATGTGATCTTTGTTCGAAGTCGTTTAAATTAGCCCATCAATTAAAAGCTCATAAAAATACAAGTCTACACAAAGCTGTAGAAGAGGGGCGTCCATGGTAG
- the Cpsf100 gene encoding cleavage and polyadenylation specificity factor subunit 2 encodes MTSIIKLHTISGAMDESPPCYILQIDEVKIMLDCGWDEKFDANFIKEVKRHVHSIDAVLLSHPDVYHLGALPYLVGKLGLHCPIYATIPVHKMGQMFMYDLYMSHFNMYDFDLFSLDDVDAAFDKIIQLKYNQTVSLKGKGYGIAITPLPAGHMIGGTIWKILKVGEEDIVYATDFNHKKERHLNGCELERLQRPSLLITDAFNALYQQARRRARDEKLMTNILQTLRGNGNVLIAVDTAGRVLELAHMLDQLWKNKESGLMAYTLALLNNFSYNVIEFAKSQIEWMSDKLMKTFEGARNNPFQFKHMQLCHSLAELALLPGPKVVLASEQDMESGFARELFVQWAGNPNNSIIFTSRTSQGTLAMDLVDNHTPGRKIELDIRRRVELEGAELEEYLRIQGEKVNRLIVKQDVEEESSSDSDDDIEMSIITGKHDIVIRPEGKQHTGFFKSNKRHHVMFPFHEEKIKCDEYGEIINLEDYRIADMAYEFSMEEANKENVKKEEIKGEKTKIDEDVQLLEKPTKCISQRKTIEINAQIQRIDFEGRSDGESMLKILSQLRPRRVIVVHGMEDATEAVTKHCEQNIGARVFAPRKGEIIDVTTETHIYQVRLTEGLVAQLQFQKGKDAEVAWVDARIGVRTQAIDATPSQGNEADNDVTEATQEEKTLTLESLETDEIPVHNSVLINELKLSDFKQILMRNNINSEFSGGVLWCCNGSLALRRIDTGKVTMEGCLSEEYYKIRELLYEQYAIV; translated from the exons ATGACTTCAATTATTAAATTACACACAATATCGGGGGCAATGGATGAATCTCCACCATGTTATATATTGCAAATTGATGAAGTAAAAATCATGTTGGATTGTGGCTGGGACGAAAAATTTGATGCCAATTTTATAAAGGAGGTAAAAAG GCACGTACATTCCATAGATGCCGTATTGTTGTCGCATCCAGATGTCTATCATTTGGGGGCTCTGCCTTACTTAGTTGGCAAGTTGGGTTTGCATTGTCCCATTTATGCTACTATTCCAGTCCATAAAATGGGCCAGATGTTTATGTACGACCTGTATATGTCCCATTTTAATATGTATGATTTCGATCTGTTTTCCTTGGATGATGTTGATGCCGCCTTCGATAAAATAATACAACTCAAGTATAATCAAACCGTTTCGTTGAAAGGTAAAGGTTATGGAATTGCAATTACTCCATTGCCTGCGGGTCATATGATTGGTGGTACCATATGGAAAATTCTCAAAGTGGGAGAAGAGGACATAGTGTAtgcaaccgatttcaatcataaAAAAGAACGGCATCTAAACGGTTGCGAGTTGGAGCGTTTACAAAGGCCATCTTTGCTTATTACGGATGCCTTTAATGCCCTGTATCAACAAGCTCGGCGTAGAGCGCGCGATGAAAAGTTAatgacaaatattttacaaacacTTCGAGGGAATGGTAATGTTTTGATTGCGGTTGACACTGCTGGGCGGGTGCTTGAACTAGCCCATATGCTAGATCAATTATGGAAAAACAAAGAATCGGGTCTGATGGCCTACACACTGGcactactgaataacttttcatATAATGTCATTGAATTTGCCAAATCTCAAATTGAATGGATGAGTGATAAGCTTATGAAAACATTTGAAGGGGCCCGTAATAATCCATTTCAATTTAAACACATGCAGCTTTGTCATAGTCTGGCTGAACTGGCTTTATTGCCAGGACCTAAAGTAGTATTGGCCAGCGAGCAAGATATGGAAAGTGGTTTTGCGAGAGAATTGTTTGTACAATGGGCTGGTAATCCCAATAAcagtataattttcacttcaag AACATCTCAGGGAACATTAGCCATGGATCTAGTTGACAACCATACGCCCGGACGTAAAATCGAACTTGATATCAGACGTAGAGTTGAATTGGAAGGTGCCGAACTCGAGGAATATCTGCGTATTCAAGGAGAAAAAGTAAATCGTTTGATAGTTAAACAAGACGTCGAAGAGGAGAGCAGTTCCGACTCTGATGACGATATTGAAATGAGTATTATAACTGGCAAACATGATATAGTAATAAGGCCGGAAGGGAAACAACATACAGGATTCTTCAAGTCGAATAAGCGTCATCATGTTATGTTTCCATTTCATGAGGAAAAGATAAAATGTGATGAATATggagaaataataaatttagaagACTATCGAATAGCTGATATGGCATATGAATTTAGTATGGAAGAGgccaacaaggaaaatgttaagAAAGAGGAAATCAAAGGCGAAAAAACGAAAATAGATGAAGATGTCCAACTGCTGGAGAAGCCAACGAAATGCATCAGTCAACGGAAGACCATAGAAATTAATGCACAAATACAAAGAATTGATTTCGAGGGTCGATCGGATGGTGAATCCATGCTAAAGATTCTCTCACAACTAAGACCTAGACGGGTTATTGTGGTTCATGGCATGGAGGATGCTACAGAAGCCGTGACCAAACACTGTGAACAAAATATAGGAGCACGTGTCTTTGCTCCACGCAAGGGAGAG ATAATCGATGTCACAACGGAAACTCATATTTACCAAGTACGTTTAACTGAAGGTCTTGTGGCTCAATTACAATTTCAAAAAGGCAAAGATGCCGAAGTTGCTTGGGTCGATGCCCGTATTGGTGTACGTACACAAGCAATTGATGCAACACCATCACAAGGCAATGAAGCCGACAATGATGTAACTGAAGCCACACAAgaggaaaaaactttgacaTTAGAGTCATTGGAAACCGATGAAATTCCTGTGCATAATTCTGTCTTGATTAACGAACTCAAGCTATCCGATTTTAAGCAAATCCTTATGCGTAATAATATAAATTCGGAATTTTCTGGTGGTGTCTTATGGTGTTGCAATGGTTCGTTGGCATTGCGACGTATCGACACAGGAAAAGTAACAATGGAAGGATGTTTATCTGAGGAATACTATAAAATTCGTGAACTTCTATACGAACAATATGCTATTGTATAA
- the LOC142220344 gene encoding uncharacterized protein LOC142220344 — protein sequence MANLKERNERKCRLCLVDTEIEKMHDLFSKTESPDMKNNDDSVPQGDEFTKLPLFAKVEYCCGVKLLPKPQMPTKICIKCLNIINMWSNFRQMCRNSQAFLASQMHVVLEEDVVASNIKNLQKMRTELLKKTTEKQPQFKSVNKKQDKNAEIMTIQSSDSQVDIDYIVEEVDDDDDDGHFEVHNEPCSDDSGDASNIETKNFDISKLDQSDISEILSADDYAEAFDYLNADNDDELEKVIEHCATKNVALQTLRRKAVASNMKEKTSEQKPKKPPKSTRKIDCETKKLMKPSMFMCNICGNVYSKKPLFQYHMRMHSDVKPYQCEICSKSYRIMSDLRNHMYRHTGERPFKCKFCDRHFMDRSSRHRHERVHTNSRPYTCNVCNKSFTYSAILKNHMKLHTGEKDYICAVCNKSFTLAHQLKAHMLTLTHRQKEAAFEAEGYKVIFEAVEMTKTTKN from the exons atggcGAACTTAAAAGAAAGAAACGAACGAAAGTGTCGACTTTGTTTAGTAGATacagaaatagaaaaaatgcaTGATCTTTTCTCTAAGACTGAGTCTCCCGATATGAAAAACAATGACGATAGTGTTCCTCAAGGGGACGAATTCACCAAATTGCCACTGTTTGCAAAGGTTGAATATTGTTGTGGAGTTAAG CTACTTCCAAAGCCACAAATGCCgaccaaaatttgtattaaatgTTTGAACATCATAAATATGTGGTCTAACTTTCGACAAATGTGTCGCAATTCACAAGCATTTTTGGCATCCCAAATGCATGTAGTTCTGGAGGAGGATGTGGTTGCAAGCAATATtaagaatttacaaaaaatgcgTACAGAATTACTAAAGAAAACCACAGAGAAACAACCACAATTTAAAAGTGTCAACAAAAAGCAGGATAAAAATGCCGAAATAATGACTATACAGTCATCGGATTCACAGGTGGATATTGATTATATTGTTGAAGAAgtagacgatgatgatgatgatggtcatTTCGAAGTTCACAATGAACCATGTTCAGATGATAGTGGCGACGCTTCTAATATTGAAACTAAAAACTTTGATATTTCAAAATTGGATCAAAGTGACATTTCAGAAATATTGTCTGCCGATGACTATGCAGAAGCCTTTGATTATTTAAATGCCGACAATGATGATGAATTGGAGAAAGTTATTGAACATTGTGCCACAAAAAATGTTGCTCTACAGACATTGAGACGTAAGGCTGTTGCATCTAATATGAAAGAGAAGACATCAGAACAAAAACCGAAAAAACCACCAAAATCGACTAGAAAGATAGATTGtgagacaaaaaaattaatgaaaccatCTATGTTTATGTGCAACATTTGTGGAAATGTTTACAGCAAAAAACCCTTATTCCAATACCATATGCGTATGCACTCCGATGTTAAACCATATCAATGCGA aatttgcagCAAATCATATCGTATTATGAGCGATCTGCGAAATCATATGTATCGTCATACAG GTGAACGGCCGTTTAAATGCAAATTCTGTGATCGCCATTTCATGGATAGAAGTTCAAGACATCGTCATGAAAG AGTTCATACCAATTCCCGCCCTTATACTTGCAATGTCtgcaataaaagttttacatatTCTGCTATTCTTAAAAATCACATGAAACTACACACAGGAGAAAAAGATTATAT tTGTGCAGTCTGCAATAAATCCTTTACATTGGCCCATCAGCTAAAGGCACATATGTTAACTTTGACCCATCGCCAGAAAGAAGCAGCCTTTGAAGCCGAAGGTTATAAAGTTATATTTGAGGCTGTCGAaatgacaaaaacaacaaagaatTGA